A window from Triticum aestivum cultivar Chinese Spring chromosome 6D, IWGSC CS RefSeq v2.1, whole genome shotgun sequence encodes these proteins:
- the LOC123143117 gene encoding uncharacterized protein yields MKSWDAGPSSSGSSPEKQARPSKQGRDEDGDELAVEDRRPHLNTRVKRPRLSIESEDEQDSSSGSSPEKQARPSKQGRDEDGDELAVEDCRPHLRERLSLDTEGDQGTELSPSLPLLEEMPQDVIVSVLRTIGVRSGVQVSSSCSYLREFVMKNAAPCCGRYLQIKACRIEGDATIATLSTDLLCKVMSKLDPFAMSALGGSCSAFRCLLASPPTRGLIEDFGEKRIPLGALTVTPISPYPVLLSSMLPARQRPASDLFAAFWRRFAAERVIGRVEISDCRDGLILLKGRAIRRFVVCAPLAANMYARLLPQLSNDGDHVYMSASVLRDKKAAIEFSVTVLMGDLQSANVTINQYQSKTGQWSSRRCPWLTPATLQSEIKQPSVLCKNTIWFLQPMLQLISVDPDKLTVGTLPFPPLDGISTVNHALLERSQGSICLVMITDNRVMVFELTLMATHGAYSSSFTVLLMDAGLLEQVFKKSWCILVKGCDTLTLGMVFSKTCPWSSTLSDKLGVTMFHTHLGQTCFVGYRELGLHWRSRSTKG; encoded by the exons ATGAAGAGCTGGGACGCCGGTCCTTCCTCCTCCGGCAGCTCGCCGGAGAAGCAGGCACGCCCCTCCAAGCAGGGGCGTGATgaagacggcgacgagctcgccgTCGAGGATCGCCGCCCCCACCTCAACACTCGAGTCAAGAGACCGCGGCTCTCCATCGAATCGGAAGACGAGCAAGATTCTTCCTCcgggagctcgccggagaagcAGGCACGCCCCTCCAAACAGGGGCGTGATgaagacggcgacgagctcgccgTCGAGGATTGCCGCCCCCACCTGCGGGAGCGGCTCTCCTTGGACACGGAGGGAGACCAAGGTACGGAGCTGTCCCCAAGCCTACCCCTGCTGGAGGAGATGCCCCAGGACGTGATTGTGAGCGTTCTGAGGACCATCGGGGTCCGAAGCGGGGTTCAGGTCAGCTCCTCTTGTTCGTATCTGCGAGAGTTCGTGATGAAGAATGCAGCCCCATGCTGCGGAAGGTATCTGCAGATCAAAGCTTGTAGAATCGAAGGAGACGCAACCATAGCTACACTGAGCACGGATTTGCTATGCAAAGTCATGTCCAAGCTTGACCCTTTTGCAATGTCAGCCCTGGGAGGATCCTGTTCGGCTTTCAGGTGTTTGCTCGCCTCACCACCCACGCGTGGTTTGATTGAAGATTTTGGAGAGAAGCGCATTCCCCTTGGTGCTCTGACGGTAACTCCAATCAGCCCATATCCTGTTCTACTTTCTTCAATGCTCCCCGCTAGGCAGAGGCCTGCAAGCGATCTGTTCGCTGCCTTTTGGCGTAGATTCGCAGCAGAAAGGGTGATAGGGAGAGTAGAGATATCAGACTGTAGAGATGGCTTGATTCTGCTCAAGGGGAGAGCCATCAGGCGTTTTGTTGTGTGTGCTCCACTGGCGGCCAACATGTACGCGAGGCTACTGCCACAGCTCTCCAATGACGGTGATCATGTTTACATGTCTGCTTCAGTTCTTCGAGATAAGAAGGCTGCCATAGAGTTCTCGGTTACTGTTCTTATGGGTGATCTCCAGAGCGCCAACGTGACAATTAACCAGTACCAATCAAAGACAGGCCAATGGAGTTCCAGGCGCTGCCCGTGGCTAACTCCTGCAACATTGCAGTCGGAGATTAAGCAACCGTCTGTTCTGTGCAAAAACACTATATGGTTCCTGCAGCCGATGCTGCAACTGATCTCTGTCGACCCAGACAAGTTAACAGTTGGCACGCTGCCCTTTCCGCCCCTTGACGGCATTTCAACTGTCAACCATGCTCTCCTGGAGCGATCTCAGGGATCAATTTGCCTAGTGATGATCACAGATAACAGAGTAATGGTCTTCGAGCTGACACTGATGGCGACGCATGGAGCTTATTCAAGCAGTTTCACGGTCCTCCTGATGGATGCCGGCTTATTGGAACAGGTTTTCAAAAAATCCTGGTGCATTCTGGTGAAAGGCTGCGATACATTGACATTGGGGATGGTATTTTCAAAGACGTGTCCCTGGTCTTCAACGTTGTCAGACAAGCTTGGTGTTACGATGTTCCATACCCACCTAGGACAGACTTGTTTCGTAGGCTACAGAGAGTTG GGACTGCATTGGAGGTCAAGGAGCACGAAGGGCTGA